GGCCACGACCCACGTCCCCGCGTTCACCTCCAGCGCGAAGCCTCCGCCCTCGCCCGTGGTGGTGCGCACGGGCGAGGAGGCGCCGGACGCCGTCACCTCCGCGTCGGTGACGGGCTGCCCCCTTGCGTCGACGACGAAGCCCTCCAGGGTGCTCGCGCCCCACAGGCCCACCACCACGTCCCCGGCCTGGGGGACCTGGAGCAGGCGCAGCGTGCGGCGGCTGAAGCCCGGCGCCTCGGCCGTGAGCTCGTAGCGGCCCGGCGCCAGGTGGGAGAAGGCGAAGCGCCCCAGTGCGTCGCTCGTCGTCTCCGCGGCCTCCTCGGGCAGCGCGGTGGCGGTGGCCCAGGCGGTGGGCGTGCCGGGGTAGGGCCGCAAGGTCAGCGTCGCGAGCGGGATGGGCTCCTCGCGCCCTTCCGCCACCGTGCGGCCCCGCAGCGACACGCCGCTGGCCAGTCGCAGCTCGACCGCCGTCTCTGCTTCCCCCTGGGGCCGCGTGGCCTCCAGCCTCGCGGGGCCGTGGCCCGGGGCGTGCGCGGAGAGCAGGTAGTTTCCCGGGCCCGCGGGCAGGTGCAGCACGCCGCCCTCCGTGGTGGCGCCATCCCCCGCGAGCCGCCAGGGCGAGGTGCCGCTGCCGTCGTCCGCCACGCGCAGGTAGGCCCGCACGCGAGCGCCTTCCAGCGGGCCCTGCGCGCCCACCACGCGCACCACGAAGGCGCCCACGTCTGGGGCCGGCGCGGTCTCCAGCGCGAGCGTGGGCGGCGTGTGGGTGCGAGGCGCGGGGCCTGGGACGACGGCTGGCGCGGCCAGGGCGGGCGTGTCCGGCCTGGGGGTCGGGGTGCCCGTGGGGACGGGCATCCGGAACCACAGCAGCAGCACCGCCGCGATGGCGAGGCACGAGGCAAACAGGAGCGGAGTTCGATGGCGCACGGGTCCGGCCTCCCCGCGTCCGGCCGGTGCCGTCGCGGCAGTGCCCACAGTGTAGGCCAGCCGCGCTCAGAATCGAAACTTCAGGAGGGCGCGGGGGCGTAGACCCGCAGGGCCGCGGGGGCCACCTCGAAGCGCATGGGCGTGCGGCCCACGAGCTCGCCATCCGCGTTCACTTCCTGGACGGGGTCCGACTCCACGTAGAGCCGGGCCGCGCGCAGCGAGGTGACGGCCGGGTGGGCCACGTGCTCACCGGTGCGCAGCGACAGGGCCACGCGCACCAGGGTGGCGATGTCCTGCAGTTGCCCCAGGCCCGTGCCTTCCAGTCCGGACGCGGAGGACGGCGCCGCGATGGCGTAGATGTTCAGCCGCCGGTCATCCAGCCGCGCGTCGGGCGCCACCATGTTCCCCGCGCCATGGTAGAGGCCGTTGCCCACCACCAACTGCAACACGTCCAGGGACAGCTCGTGGTCATCCGCCTTGAGCCGGATGTGAAAGGGCTTGAGGTCCTTCACCTCGGCGGCGGCGGCCACCGGATAGGCCAGCTTCCCGGCGCGTTGTTTCAACCGCTTCGTCAGCCGCCGGGCGATGCCTGTGGCCAGGCCCAGGCTGGCCGCGTTGAGGAAGGGGCGGCCATTGGCCAGGCCCACGTCCACGCGGGCGGTGTAGCCCTGGGCGATGACGTCACACGCGGCTTCGATGTCGGGCGGAATGCCCAGGGAGCGCGCGAAGTCGTTGCCGGTGCCCAGGGGCAGCACGCCCAGCGTCACGTCGCGGCCCAGCAGGCGACCCACCGCGCGGCTCAGCGTGCCGTCGCCTCCTCCCACGATGATGCGGCGGGTTCCCAGCTCCGCCATCCGCTCCACCACCGCGTCCAGGCGTTCGGCCCGGGAGAGCGCGTGGCATTCCGTGATGGCGACGCCCCTTTCGGCGAGTGCGTCCCTGGCTGTCTCGAAGGCCTCGCGGCCCGAGCGCGAGCGGGTGTTCACCACCAACACCGCGGGGCCGTCATCCAGGTCCGGCCGGCGCGGGGGTTTGATGAGGGCGGGTTCCAGGGTGCCTCCTCTTTCGGGTCGCACGCGAATCTGTGCACGCACCCTCCGTCTGGCCAGCGGCACGCAAGGCGGAGCCGCGGGCGGATTTCCCACGCGCGTCGCCCCGTCCTCCGGTGCATTCCCCGTGTCTGGTGCCAGGGCCGCGTGCCTCCGTGCGTCGGGCGCCGAACAGGTCCATCCGGCCACGCGCTTCCGATTGGGTGGGTGACTGCTCACCTCTGCGCTGAAGCTGGCCCCATGAAGGTGTCAGTCATGCAGGGAGAGCAAGGCGCATGGCACGAGGAAGCAAGGCGAAGTACACGACGAAGCAGAAGCGGATGGCCGCGCGCATCGAGGAGGGCTACGAGAAGCGTGGCACCTCCGAGAAGACGGCCGAGGCCCGGGCCTGGGCCACCGTGAACAAGCTCACGGGAGGCGGGATGAAGAAGGGGGGCTCGGGGAGCAAGGCCAAGGCCGCGCGCAGCCGGCCGCTGGCGCGGAAGAACGCGCGCAAGGCGGGACGCAAGGGTGGAAAGGCCACCGCCGCCAAGCGCGCCACCACCTCCACCTCGCGCAGCCGTACGCGCAAACCCACGCGCACCACGCGCGCAGGTTCCAAGACGACCACGGCCCGGGGCGTCGCGTCGCGCCGTGCCACCGCGAAGCGCACCCCCACCGCGAAGCGCACGGGCGCCACGTCGCGGGGAACCGCGCGCCGCGGCACCACGACACGCACGTCGACGCGCAGCTCGCGGACCCGGACGCGCTCGCGCAGTTAGCCCACGGCCACTTCCCCATCCCTCGCACGGGGGATGGGGAAGGGCGGGCGCGCGGCTTTCAGCGACGCTCGTCGTTCTTCGCCGCTGGCCCCACGTCCGCCTCGTTCCAGGGCCATTCGCGGCGGGACGCTTCGTAGCGCGCGAGCAGCTCCGCCGGGTCCTTCACCAGGGTGCGGCAGCCCGCGGCGCGCAGGTCATCCGGCGGAAACCCTCCGGCCAGCACCCCCACCGACGGGAGGCTCAACTTGTTGGCGGCGAGCGCGTCATAGGGCGTGTCTCCCACGACGACAGTCACCTCCGGGCTGGGCTTGCCCAACCGCGCGAGGGCGGCCTCGAAGATGTCCGGGTGGGGCTTGCTCTTGTCCACCTGGTCCTGGCTCGTCTTGTTCTCGAACAGGCCTTCGATGCCACACAGCTTCACGTAGTGCTTCAGCTCCTCGTCCTTCGCGCTGGAGGCGAGCACGATGCGCACCCCGCCCGCGCGCAGTCGCTGGAAGAGCTCCCGCACGCGCGGAAAGGGACGCACCTTGGGCAGGAATTCGCTCAGGAAGAGCTTGCCGCGGTACTCGTCCAGCTCCTTGCCGAAGCGCTCCACTTCCTCATCGTTGAAGAAGACGGGAATGAGCTGGTCGGCGCCCTTGCCAATCTGGCTGCGCACGTGCGCGAACGGGATGTCCCGGCCGAAGTGAAGGAAGGCGCGCCGCCATGTCTCGGCGTGCTCATCCACGGAGTCCACCAGCGTTCCATCCACGTCGAAGATGACGTTTTCCACCATTTGCCTTGGCCCTCGGCCCCGAAGGTGGGGATGCCGAGGGTGGCGGTCAACCGCCCGCGGGCGGGGTGGTGGGCGACGACGGCACCAGTGTCCGCGTCTGCACGTCGTAACCTTCGGGCGCGGTGAGGGTGAAGGCGTCGTTGGGCAGGGCCGCGCCCAGCTCCACGCGCGTCAGCACCGTTTCCCCCACGCGCTTGCCTCCCTGCCACCGGCCGAGCCGCTTGGGCACGCACAGGTCCAGGGCCGCGTCGCAGTCCTCCTCCTCCACGCGCTCCTCGGCCTCCGCGCCGCCAGGGGCGCGGGTGCGCCGGGACAGGAAGTCGAGCTGCGGCCAGCGCAGCACGTATGTCATCTCCAGGCCCTGGGCCTCGCCCTCCAGCTTCTGCGTCAGCTCCACCGCCTGCGGCGCCAGCGGGTGGGTGGCGCGGCGGACCGTCGCGTGGCTCAAGAGAAGGGGCGTCCGGAAGCCCTCGGGAATGAAGGGGTGGAACGTCTCCGACAGGAAGCCCGCGAGCTGCGCGGGCGGCAGCTCCGAGGTGAAGGTGACGAACTGCTTCTCCGCGTTGAGCTGCTGGAAGAAGCGGCTGCCGTCCCACGAAAAGGTGCGCGAGGCGGGAGGTCCCAGCGTGCCACGCAGGCGCTGCGGGGCGCGGTAGTCGAAGGTGAAGGTCACCGGCTCCAGCCCCGTGTCCTGCACGGTGCCGGCGATGCGGTAGCTGCTCAGCTTCGCCTCGCGTGCGGCCAGCCCGGCCTTGACCTGGGGCAGCAGGGTGGCGTCTTCGTCACCGCCCTTCTTGGAGCAGCCGGTGAGGGCGGTCAGGGCACAGCACAGGAGGAGGCGGTTGCGCATGGTGGGCCAGAAAAGCAAGAAGGCCCACCTGTCGCCAGGGGGCCTTCCGCGTTACCGCGCTGTTCGCGCGGCGTGGACTACTTGACCGCCACGCCCACTGCGCCGGAGCTGGTCACGCCGATGATGGTGCCGGCCAGGGCGTAGATGCCGTGGCGGGGCGTGGTGCCCGCGGTCAGCAGCTCGACCTTGGAGGCGCCCATGGCCTTGGCCTCGGCGATGAGCAGCTTGTTGATGACGGTGTCGAGGTCGCTCTGGACGATGTCGACGATGTGGAAGATGGCGGTCAGGCCCAGGGCGTTGGCCTGAACAACGGCGACGGCCTCACCGTTGGAGGCGATCTCCGTACCGGAGACGACGGCGCTCTCAACGCTGGTGCAGGCAACGAGGCTGCTGGCGGCAACGGCGGACAGGACGAACTTGTTCATGGTCTTCCCCTCTTGAATGGGTTGCTTGTGTGGTGACCGCCCGCCTTGGAGTGCGACCGGTCGTTGTCTTGAAGCCTTCCAAGCGGGCGCGGTCGTAGCAGATGTCGACTCCAAGTCAAGGTCCGTCCGAGACACTCCGTCCCGGTCCAGGTTGGGCAGCGGCGCGTTGCAATGCGCATCTCCCCTTGCTAGCCAACCTCGAGGCTCCCCTTCATGGACACCGTCTCCGCTGCCCGACCCGCGCCCCGTTACTGGGTGCACCTGTTGCTCCTGGTGCTGACGGTGGGGACCACCTTCACCTCGTATCTGCTCTACTTCCATTTCCAGCGGCCCTACTCGCTGGGAGAGGTGTCGCCCGAAGCGGCTTTCCGCGGCCTGTCCTTCAGCCTGTCGCTGCTGGCCATCCTGGGAACCCATGAGATGGGGCACTACCTGTTGGCGCGATGGCACCGGGTCGAGACGTCCCTGCCGTATTTCATCCCGCTGCCGGTACTCGGGGTCGGCACGCTGGGCGCCGTCATCCGGATTCGCGACCGCATCCCGAACCGCAACGCGCTGGTGGACATTGGCGCGGCGGGGCCGCTGGCGGGCCTGGTGGTGGCGCTGCCCGTCCTCTACTGGGGGCTGGCGCACTCCACGGTGGTGGACGCGCCGAGCATCCCGGACGCCACCTTTCCGGGAGATGGCTCGCTCTGGGTGATTGCCCGAGACGTCTTCGCCTGGGTGATGGAGCGCGTCACCAACGCCCCGCCCGCGCCGGAGGAGCCCTTCAACGGCGTGCAGACGCTCTTCGGGGACAGCCTGCTGATGCAGGGGCTGACGCGGCTCGCGCTGGGGCCGCTGCCGGAGGGCA
This genomic window from Myxococcus hansupus contains:
- a CDS encoding lipid kinase, with translation MRPERGGTLEPALIKPPRRPDLDDGPAVLVVNTRSRSGREAFETARDALAERGVAITECHALSRAERLDAVVERMAELGTRRIIVGGGDGTLSRAVGRLLGRDVTLGVLPLGTGNDFARSLGIPPDIEAACDVIAQGYTARVDVGLANGRPFLNAASLGLATGIARRLTKRLKQRAGKLAYPVAAAAEVKDLKPFHIRLKADDHELSLDVLQLVVGNGLYHGAGNMVAPDARLDDRRLNIYAIAAPSSASGLEGTGLGQLQDIATLVRVALSLRTGEHVAHPAVTSLRAARLYVESDPVQEVNADGELVGRTPMRFEVAPAALRVYAPAPS
- a CDS encoding HAD family hydrolase, whose amino-acid sequence is MVENVIFDVDGTLVDSVDEHAETWRRAFLHFGRDIPFAHVRSQIGKGADQLIPVFFNDEEVERFGKELDEYRGKLFLSEFLPKVRPFPRVRELFQRLRAGGVRIVLASSAKDEELKHYVKLCGIEGLFENKTSQDQVDKSKPHPDIFEAALARLGKPSPEVTVVVGDTPYDALAANKLSLPSVGVLAGGFPPDDLRAAGCRTLVKDPAELLARYEASRREWPWNEADVGPAAKNDERR
- a CDS encoding site-2 protease family protein, with amino-acid sequence MDTVSAARPAPRYWVHLLLLVLTVGTTFTSYLLYFHFQRPYSLGEVSPEAAFRGLSFSLSLLAILGTHEMGHYLLARWHRVETSLPYFIPLPVLGVGTLGAVIRIRDRIPNRNALVDIGAAGPLAGLVVALPVLYWGLAHSTVVDAPSIPDATFPGDGSLWVIARDVFAWVMERVTNAPPAPEEPFNGVQTLFGDSLLMQGLTRLALGPLPEGKDVLVHPVVIAGWFGLLVTLLNLMPVGQLDGGHLAYALWGRRAHWVGRAVALVLLVLTLFVTASWGLWLLVTSKLVGFGHPEVVEPQAPLSPLRKWICALCLLALIGCAMPIPLRQVLT